In Streptomyces sp. NBC_00878, a single window of DNA contains:
- a CDS encoding DUF5819 family protein, giving the protein MDAYDKGSNARPAPGEPAASTPAAAPTPTAPASDNPPPDGHEASGGHEASGGHEASGGHDTSEGHETSGGHGTQGGFVVPEQYAGPAQYYDDTAPAGPTPPTGIAALSVPYQVAAALALAVVAVAACVHVGMVFLHVAPSNTASKQHGQVIDEWVYPEFEQNWKLFAPNPLQQNIAVQVRAEVRDSEGEIRTTRWYDLSARDGAAIDGNLLPSHTQQNELRRAWDFFVATHDNANSPNGLRGALSERYLRRIVVLRLDREQAGGRGAVVQQVQVRSRTTNVPPPKWSQEQVSDKPIVRQLPWWPVTETDRAAGTRPARSTGTEASAR; this is encoded by the coding sequence ATGGACGCGTACGACAAGGGCTCGAACGCCCGGCCCGCGCCGGGCGAGCCCGCAGCCTCCACACCCGCCGCAGCCCCCACACCCACCGCACCTGCCTCTGACAACCCTCCGCCGGACGGTCACGAGGCCTCAGGCGGTCATGAGGCCTCAGGCGGTCATGAGGCTTCAGGCGGTCACGACACCTCAGAGGGGCACGAGACCTCAGGCGGTCACGGAACCCAGGGCGGTTTTGTGGTCCCCGAGCAGTACGCGGGCCCCGCGCAGTACTACGACGACACAGCTCCCGCCGGGCCCACTCCTCCCACCGGCATCGCCGCTCTCTCCGTCCCCTACCAGGTCGCCGCGGCGCTCGCGCTCGCGGTCGTCGCGGTCGCCGCCTGTGTGCACGTCGGCATGGTGTTCCTGCACGTCGCGCCCTCGAACACGGCCTCCAAGCAGCACGGGCAGGTGATCGACGAGTGGGTCTACCCCGAGTTCGAGCAGAACTGGAAGCTCTTCGCCCCCAACCCGCTGCAGCAGAACATCGCGGTCCAGGTGCGCGCCGAGGTGCGGGATTCGGAGGGCGAGATCAGGACGACCCGCTGGTACGACCTCTCCGCGCGGGACGGTGCCGCCATCGACGGCAATCTGCTGCCCAGCCACACCCAGCAGAACGAGCTGCGCCGGGCCTGGGACTTCTTCGTGGCCACGCACGACAACGCCAACAGTCCGAACGGCCTGCGCGGTGCCCTCTCCGAGCGCTATCTGCGCCGCATCGTGGTCCTGCGCCTCGACCGTGAGCAGGCGGGCGGCCGGGGCGCGGTCGTGCAACAGGTCCAGGTCCGCTCCCGTACGACCAATGTGCCGCCGCCGAAGTGGAGCCAGGAGCAGGTGTCCGACAAACCCATCGTCCGCCAGTTGCCCTGGTGGCCGGTCACGGAGACCGACCGAGCGGCCGGGACACGGCCCGCGCGGTCCACGGGGACGGAGGCGAGCGCCCGATGA
- a CDS encoding TetR/AcrR family transcriptional regulator, which yields MTTAKRDTYTPETLLSVAVRVFNERGYDGTSMEHLSKAAGISKSSIYHHVTGKEELLRRAVSRALDGLFGILDEEHARVGRAVERLEYVTRRMVEVLTSELPYVTLLLRVRGNTDAERWALERRRDFDHRVAELLRAAAADGDVRGDVEFRLATRLVFGMINSIVEWYRPDGRGMGEREVADAVVRLVFGGLRQED from the coding sequence ATGACCACCGCCAAGCGCGACACCTACACCCCCGAGACGCTGCTCTCCGTGGCCGTGCGGGTCTTCAACGAGCGCGGCTACGACGGCACCTCCATGGAGCACCTCTCCAAGGCGGCCGGCATCTCCAAGTCGTCGATATACCACCACGTCACCGGCAAGGAGGAGCTGCTGCGCCGGGCCGTCAGCCGGGCGCTCGACGGCCTCTTCGGGATCCTCGACGAGGAGCACGCGCGCGTGGGGCGTGCCGTGGAGCGCCTGGAGTACGTCACCCGGCGCATGGTCGAGGTCCTCACCTCCGAGCTGCCGTACGTGACGCTGCTGCTGCGTGTGCGCGGCAACACCGACGCCGAGCGGTGGGCCCTGGAGCGGCGCCGGGACTTCGACCACCGGGTGGCCGAGCTCCTGAGGGCGGCCGCCGCCGACGGGGACGTACGCGGCGACGTGGAGTTCCGGCTCGCGACGCGGCTGGTCTTCGGGATGATCAACTCGATCGTCGAGTGGTACCGCCCCGACGGGCGGGGCATGGGCGAGCGCGAGGTCGCCGACGCGGTGGTGCGGCTGGTCTTCGGGGGACTCCGGCAGGAGGACTGA
- a CDS encoding RNA methyltransferase encodes MTDGSRDLDPVDPRDLDPVGSRDPDPVSAWRRLAGTAVLLDGFHALKHAVRFGAEIPVAVTADRRAALALADDLAPDVRDTLDALLTEVPQAAYEALVPRPHPTTVAALAVRPGRDANLRALARTPRTAPVVVLDQPRNLGNAGAVIRLAAGFGATGVVTTGTLDPWHPTVVRAGAGLHFATAVERLTVDELPADPVFALDPEGEDIRSLKLPDDAVLAFGSERSGLSGELRARTDHLVSLPMRPQVSSYNLATSVAMALFHWSAS; translated from the coding sequence ATGACGGACGGCTCCCGCGACCTCGACCCCGTCGACCCCCGCGACCTCGATCCTGTCGGCTCCCGCGACCCGGACCCCGTGAGCGCCTGGCGTCGGCTCGCCGGCACCGCCGTGCTGCTCGACGGCTTCCACGCCCTCAAGCACGCCGTGCGCTTCGGGGCCGAGATCCCGGTGGCGGTCACCGCCGACCGGCGGGCCGCGCTCGCCCTCGCCGACGACCTGGCCCCGGACGTACGGGACACGCTGGACGCCCTCCTGACCGAGGTCCCGCAGGCCGCGTACGAAGCCCTCGTGCCGCGCCCGCACCCCACCACCGTGGCCGCCCTGGCGGTACGTCCCGGGCGCGACGCGAACCTGCGGGCGCTGGCCCGCACACCCCGCACCGCGCCCGTGGTCGTCCTCGACCAGCCGCGCAACCTCGGCAACGCGGGCGCCGTGATCCGGCTCGCGGCCGGCTTCGGCGCCACGGGGGTCGTCACGACCGGCACACTCGATCCGTGGCATCCCACGGTGGTACGCGCCGGGGCGGGCCTGCACTTCGCCACGGCCGTCGAGCGACTGACCGTGGACGAGTTGCCCGCCGACCCGGTGTTCGCCCTCGACCCGGAGGGCGAGGACATCCGGTCGCTGAAGCTCCCGGACGACGCGGTTCTCGCCTTCGGCTCCGAGCGCAGCGGGTTGTCCGGCGAACTGCGCGCCCGCACGGACCACTTGGTCTCGCTGCCGATGCGACCCCAGGTGTCCAGCTACAACCTCGCCACCAGCGTGGCGATGGCGCTGTTCCACTGGAGTGCCTCGTAG
- a CDS encoding 3-hydroxyacyl-CoA dehydrogenase: protein MTALDLAGPVAVVGTGTMGQGIAQVALVAGHLVRLYDAVPGRAPAAAEAIAARLDRLVEKDRLTGAERDAARARLRPAESLSDLADSGLVVEAVLERLDVKQQLLRELEDIVDDDCLLATNTSSLSVTAIGGALRNPGRFVGLHFFNPAPLLPLVEVVSGFATDVTSATRAYEMARAWGKTPVACADTPGFIVNRIARPFYAEAFAVYEAQAADPATIDAVLRESGGFKMGAFELTDLIGQDVNESVTRSVWEAFFQDVRFTPSLAQRRLVESGRHGRKSGHGWFDYGDEGERPEPHTAEKVQPPAYVVAEGDLGPASELLALIREAGIQVREDEEDHGTRLVLPSGGQLALADGQTAVEFRDVVYFDLALDYRRATRIALSHSQDTQTQTLAEATGLFQALGKDVSVIGDVPGLIVARTVARIVDLAHDAVAKGVATEEDIDTAMRLGVNYPLGPFEWSRRLGRSWAYDVLDDLHMRDPSGRYAPSLALYRHAYASEKREGTP, encoded by the coding sequence ATGACAGCACTCGACCTCGCCGGCCCTGTGGCCGTCGTCGGTACCGGCACCATGGGCCAGGGCATCGCTCAGGTCGCGCTCGTCGCGGGCCACCTCGTGCGGCTGTACGACGCCGTGCCGGGCCGTGCCCCGGCCGCGGCCGAAGCGATCGCCGCCCGCCTCGACCGGCTCGTCGAGAAGGACCGGCTGACCGGCGCCGAGCGGGACGCCGCACGCGCCCGTCTGCGCCCCGCTGAGAGCCTCTCCGACCTCGCCGACTCGGGCCTGGTCGTCGAGGCCGTCCTGGAGCGCCTGGACGTCAAACAGCAGCTGCTGCGCGAGCTGGAGGACATCGTCGACGACGACTGCCTGCTCGCCACCAACACCTCCTCCCTGTCGGTGACCGCGATCGGTGGCGCCCTGCGCAACCCCGGCCGCTTCGTGGGGCTGCACTTCTTCAACCCTGCGCCGCTGCTGCCCCTGGTGGAGGTCGTCTCCGGGTTCGCGACCGACGTCACGTCGGCCACGCGCGCGTACGAGATGGCCCGCGCCTGGGGGAAGACCCCGGTCGCCTGCGCCGACACCCCGGGCTTCATCGTCAACCGCATCGCGCGGCCCTTCTACGCCGAGGCCTTCGCGGTCTACGAGGCCCAGGCCGCCGATCCCGCCACGATCGACGCGGTCCTGCGCGAGTCGGGCGGCTTCAAGATGGGCGCCTTCGAACTGACCGACCTCATCGGCCAGGACGTCAACGAGTCCGTCACGCGCTCCGTGTGGGAGGCCTTCTTTCAGGACGTGCGGTTCACCCCCTCGCTGGCCCAGCGCAGACTCGTCGAGTCGGGCCGGCACGGCCGCAAGTCGGGGCACGGCTGGTTCGACTACGGGGACGAGGGCGAGCGGCCCGAGCCGCACACCGCGGAGAAGGTCCAGCCGCCCGCGTACGTCGTCGCCGAGGGCGATCTGGGCCCCGCGTCCGAGCTGCTCGCGCTGATCCGCGAGGCGGGCATCCAGGTCCGTGAGGACGAGGAGGACCACGGCACCCGGCTGGTGCTGCCGAGCGGCGGCCAGCTGGCCCTCGCGGACGGCCAGACCGCCGTCGAGTTCCGTGACGTCGTCTACTTCGACCTGGCGCTCGACTACCGCCGGGCGACCCGGATCGCCCTGTCCCACTCGCAGGACACGCAGACCCAGACCCTCGCCGAGGCCACCGGGCTCTTCCAGGCGCTCGGCAAGGACGTCAGCGTCATCGGGGACGTGCCCGGTCTGATCGTCGCCCGCACGGTGGCCCGCATCGTCGACCTGGCGCACGACGCCGTCGCCAAGGGCGTGGCCACCGAGGAGGACATCGACACGGCGATGCGCCTGGGCGTCAACTACCCCCTGGGCCCCTTCGAGTGGAGCCGTCGGCTGGGCAGGAGCTGGGCCTACGACGTCCTGGACGACCTGCACATGCGCGACCCCTCGGGGCGTTACGCGCCGTCCCTCGCGCTCTACCGCCACGCGTACGCCTCCGAGAAGCGGGAGGGCACCCCATGA
- the pdhA gene encoding pyruvate dehydrogenase (acetyl-transferring) E1 component subunit alpha — translation MTVMEQRGAYRPTPPPAWQPRTDPAPLLPDALPHRVLGTDAAERVDPELLRRLYAELVRGRRYNAQATALTKQGRLAVYPSSTGQEACQVAAALVLRERDWLFPSYRDTLAAVARGLDPVQALTLLRGDWHTGYDPHEHRIAPLCTPLATQLPHAVGLAHAARLKGDDVVALALVGDGGTSEGDFHEALNFAAVWQAPVVFLVQNNGFAISVPLAKQTAAPSLAHKAVGYGMPGRLVDGNDAAAVYEVLGDAIAHARAGGGPTLVEAVTYRMEAHTNADDDKRYRGDSEVEAWRAHDPIALLEHELTERGLLDEAGTRAAREDAEAMAADLRERMNQDPALDPMDLFAHVYTQPTTQLLEQEAQLRAELDAEARHHESGTEDESEGAAR, via the coding sequence ATGACGGTCATGGAGCAGCGAGGCGCATACCGGCCGACCCCGCCGCCCGCCTGGCAGCCCCGCACCGACCCCGCGCCGCTGCTGCCCGACGCGCTGCCCCACCGCGTCCTCGGCACCGACGCGGCCGAGCGGGTCGACCCGGAGCTCCTGCGCCGGCTGTACGCGGAGCTGGTGCGCGGCCGCCGTTACAACGCGCAGGCCACGGCCCTCACCAAGCAGGGCCGCCTCGCCGTCTACCCCTCCTCCACCGGCCAGGAGGCCTGCCAGGTCGCCGCCGCGCTCGTCCTGCGAGAGCGCGACTGGCTCTTCCCCAGCTACCGCGACACGCTCGCCGCCGTCGCCCGCGGCCTCGACCCCGTCCAGGCCCTGACCCTCCTGCGCGGCGACTGGCACACCGGCTACGACCCCCACGAGCACCGGATCGCGCCCCTGTGCACGCCGCTCGCGACCCAGCTCCCGCACGCCGTGGGCCTCGCGCACGCCGCCCGCCTCAAGGGCGACGACGTGGTCGCGCTCGCCCTGGTCGGCGACGGCGGCACCAGCGAGGGCGACTTCCACGAAGCGCTGAACTTCGCCGCCGTCTGGCAGGCCCCGGTCGTCTTCCTCGTACAGAACAACGGCTTCGCGATCTCCGTCCCGCTCGCCAAGCAGACCGCCGCCCCGTCACTGGCCCACAAGGCCGTCGGCTACGGGATGCCCGGCCGCCTGGTCGACGGCAACGACGCCGCCGCCGTGTACGAGGTCCTCGGCGACGCCATCGCCCACGCGCGCGCGGGTGGCGGTCCGACGCTCGTGGAGGCGGTCACGTACCGCATGGAGGCGCACACGAACGCCGACGACGACAAGCGCTACCGCGGCGACTCCGAGGTCGAGGCCTGGCGCGCGCACGACCCGATCGCCCTCCTGGAGCACGAGCTGACCGAGCGCGGACTGCTCGACGAGGCCGGGACGCGCGCCGCGCGCGAGGACGCCGAGGCGATGGCCGCGGACCTGCGCGAGCGCATGAACCAGGACCCGGCGCTCGACCCCATGGACCTCTTCGCGCACGTCTACACCCAGCCCACGACACAACTCCTGGAACAGGAGGCGCAGTTGCGGGCCGAGCTGGACGCCGAGGCACGCCACCACGAGAGCGGGACCGAGGACGAGTCGGAAGGGGCGGCGCGATGA
- a CDS encoding acyl-CoA dehydrogenase family protein yields MDFTFTEEQQAAVEAARAVFAGVAPDGVPSPALTTGAVADDFDRALWARLADADLLSLLLDTRHGGAGLDAIALCLVLRESAKVLARVPLLESTAAAVAVQTYGGEELKADLLDRAGRGELVLTVAANGRTGHDGAELAVTARPEGDVWVLDGVQTAVPWAQNADFVLVPALSTDSGRSVLALVPRVHEGTLLAEQFSTTGERLGELRLDSVRVPARDVIDADGAWEWLRGLLATGTCALALGLGEGVLGMTSEYTSKREQFGFPVATFQAVAVQAADRYIDLRAMEATLWQAAWRISAGACGALPASGDIAVAKIWASEGVRRVVQTAQHLHGGFGADTDYPLHRYHAWAKHLELSLGPAAAHEEALGDLLAAHPLG; encoded by the coding sequence GTGGACTTCACCTTCACCGAGGAGCAGCAGGCGGCCGTGGAGGCGGCGAGGGCGGTGTTCGCCGGGGTCGCGCCGGACGGTGTGCCGAGTCCCGCGCTCACCACCGGCGCCGTCGCAGACGACTTCGACCGTGCACTGTGGGCGAGGCTCGCCGACGCGGACCTGCTGAGCCTGCTGCTCGACACCCGCCACGGCGGCGCGGGCCTGGACGCCATCGCGCTCTGCCTGGTGCTGCGCGAGTCCGCGAAGGTGCTCGCGCGGGTGCCCTTGCTGGAGAGCACCGCGGCCGCGGTGGCCGTACAGACGTACGGCGGCGAGGAGCTGAAGGCGGATCTGCTCGACCGAGCCGGCCGCGGTGAGCTGGTCCTGACGGTCGCCGCGAACGGCCGCACCGGCCACGACGGCGCCGAACTCGCCGTGACCGCACGGCCGGAGGGCGACGTGTGGGTGCTGGACGGGGTACAGACGGCCGTCCCCTGGGCTCAGAACGCCGACTTCGTCCTCGTACCCGCGCTGAGCACCGACTCGGGCCGCTCCGTGCTCGCTCTTGTCCCCCGCGTCCACGAAGGCACGCTGCTCGCCGAGCAGTTCTCGACGACGGGCGAGCGGCTCGGCGAACTCCGGCTGGATTCCGTACGCGTTCCCGCCCGTGACGTCATCGACGCCGACGGAGCCTGGGAGTGGCTGCGTGGCCTGCTTGCCACCGGAACCTGCGCGCTGGCGCTCGGACTGGGTGAGGGAGTACTCGGGATGACGAGTGAATACACCAGCAAGCGGGAGCAGTTCGGGTTCCCGGTCGCCACGTTCCAGGCCGTGGCCGTGCAGGCCGCCGACCGTTACATCGACTTGCGCGCGATGGAGGCGACCCTCTGGCAAGCGGCCTGGCGGATCAGCGCGGGGGCGTGCGGGGCGCTGCCCGCGTCCGGTGACATCGCCGTCGCCAAGATCTGGGCCTCCGAGGGCGTACGCCGTGTCGTGCAGACCGCGCAGCACCTGCACGGCGGCTTCGGCGCGGACACCGACTATCCCCTGCACCGGTACCACGCCTGGGCCAAACACCTGGAACTCTCGCTCGGCCCGGCCGCGGCACATGAGGAGGCGCTGGGCGACCTGCTGGCGGCGCATCCCTTGGGATGA
- a CDS encoding HTTM domain-containing protein, with translation MSGLDHNPTDNHDPQPNPNPRSNPNPSPTPSPRPNPPGSPGGGRPPGGPGGERLAGRISRFDRKYRVDRTLTHAITRVTGEALGPYQSAVIRIGFAGTWLLFLLREFPHREEMYGPDGPWSWDLAQQLIGSNHAFTALMWADGQVWFGIVYALALLSSALLMLGWRTRTMSVLFMIGVLSLQNRSVFMGDGGDNVIHLMAIYLVLTRCGQVWSLDERRERRQRRERRARDARARGARLGSDTVGVVAPGTVGAMAPDRVGATGPDRVGAAGPDRVGAAGPDRVGAIGPDRVGPALWTVLGLALAAATLAGKIDGGFLGGWRAVYWGLWAIQGLWWLAGRYARSVQPRIFLDVVANLVHNAALFVIMAEACLIYATAGWYKIQGSRWQDGTAVYYPLHLDYFSPWPALSDLLSASGTMVMLVTYGTVIVQVAFPFTLFNRRAKNVLLAAMMTEHAVIAVVLGLPFFSLAMIAADAVFLPTSFLRRVGGRAARAREGLFSRIGPTRTIPRPRKEPPRTPETADHPPVGFTA, from the coding sequence ATGAGCGGCCTCGACCACAACCCGACGGACAACCACGACCCCCAGCCCAATCCGAACCCCCGGTCCAACCCCAACCCGAGCCCCACTCCTAGCCCCAGGCCCAACCCGCCGGGCAGTCCCGGTGGTGGGCGACCGCCGGGCGGTCCCGGCGGTGAGCGGCTCGCCGGACGGATAAGCCGGTTCGACCGGAAGTACCGCGTCGACCGGACCCTCACGCACGCCATCACGCGCGTCACCGGCGAGGCCCTCGGCCCCTACCAGAGCGCCGTGATCCGCATCGGCTTCGCCGGGACCTGGCTGCTGTTCCTGCTGCGGGAGTTCCCGCACCGCGAGGAGATGTACGGGCCCGACGGCCCCTGGAGCTGGGACCTCGCCCAGCAGCTCATCGGGAGCAACCACGCCTTCACGGCCCTGATGTGGGCCGACGGCCAGGTCTGGTTCGGGATCGTCTACGCGCTCGCCCTGCTGTCCAGTGCCCTGCTGATGCTCGGCTGGCGCACCCGCACCATGTCCGTGCTGTTCATGATCGGCGTGCTCTCCCTGCAGAACCGCAGCGTCTTCATGGGGGACGGCGGCGACAACGTCATCCACCTCATGGCGATCTACCTCGTGCTCACGCGCTGCGGCCAGGTCTGGTCGCTGGACGAGCGGCGGGAGCGGCGGCAGCGCCGGGAACGCCGAGCCAGGGACGCACGCGCGCGTGGAGCACGATTGGGCTCGGACACGGTCGGCGTAGTGGCCCCGGGCACGGTCGGTGCAATGGCCCCGGACAGGGTCGGTGCGACGGGCCCGGACAGGGTTGGTGCGGCGGGCCCGGACAGGGTTGGTGCGGCGGGCCCGGACAGGGTTGGTGCGATAGGCCCGGACAGGGTCGGTCCCGCCCTCTGGACGGTGCTCGGCCTCGCCCTGGCCGCCGCCACGCTCGCGGGGAAGATCGACGGCGGCTTCCTCGGCGGCTGGCGGGCGGTCTACTGGGGGCTCTGGGCCATACAGGGCCTGTGGTGGCTGGCCGGCCGGTACGCCCGGAGTGTCCAGCCCCGCATCTTCCTCGACGTCGTCGCCAATCTCGTCCACAACGCGGCCCTCTTCGTGATCATGGCCGAGGCGTGTCTGATCTACGCGACCGCGGGCTGGTACAAGATCCAGGGCTCGCGCTGGCAGGACGGCACCGCCGTCTACTACCCGCTCCACCTGGACTACTTCTCCCCCTGGCCCGCCCTGTCCGACCTGCTGTCCGCGAGCGGCACGATGGTGATGCTGGTGACGTACGGGACGGTGATCGTGCAGGTCGCCTTCCCCTTCACGCTGTTCAACCGGCGGGCGAAGAACGTCCTGCTGGCCGCGATGATGACCGAGCACGCCGTGATCGCCGTCGTCCTGGGCCTGCCGTTCTTCTCGCTCGCGATGATCGCCGCCGACGCCGTGTTCCTCCCGACGTCCTTCCTGCGCCGCGTGGGCGGACGGGCGGCACGCGCGCGTGAGGGCCTGTTTTCGCGCATAGGCCCTACGCGTACGATCCCGCGGCCCCGCAAGGAGCCCCCGCGCACCCCGGAGACGGCCGACCACCCGCCCGTAGGCTTCACCGCATGA
- a CDS encoding Lrp/AsnC family transcriptional regulator, with amino-acid sequence MAEGPDAGSSLPPPRPLDAIDQDILKMLQADGRASIRSVAERVHVSRANAYARINRLIEDGVIRGFGARVNHERAGHGTSAYITLKIVQNSWRTVREQLTALPGASHIALVGGDFDVLLLVHSPDNRALRELVLTRLQAIPEVLSTRTLLVFEEEDLEPQA; translated from the coding sequence ATGGCCGAAGGGCCGGATGCCGGATCCTCGCTGCCGCCCCCGCGCCCGCTCGACGCCATCGATCAGGACATCCTCAAGATGCTCCAGGCGGACGGCCGCGCCTCGATACGGTCCGTGGCCGAGCGCGTCCATGTCTCGCGCGCGAACGCCTACGCGCGCATCAACCGCCTCATCGAGGACGGCGTGATCCGCGGCTTCGGGGCCCGCGTCAACCACGAGCGCGCGGGGCACGGCACATCGGCGTACATCACTCTCAAGATCGTGCAGAACTCCTGGCGCACCGTGCGCGAGCAGCTGACGGCGCTTCCGGGGGCCTCCCACATCGCGCTGGTGGGCGGGGACTTCGACGTCCTGCTCCTGGTGCACTCGCCCGACAACAGGGCACTGCGCGAACTGGTGCTCACCCGGCTCCAGGCCATCCCCGAGGTGCTCAGCACGCGCACCCTGCTGGTGTTCGAGGAGGAGGACCTGGAGCCGCAGGCGTGA
- the paaN gene encoding phenylacetic acid degradation protein PaaN, with protein sequence MAAELTAHQLIAQHRPTLDQALEAIRTRAYWSPHPEHPKAYGENGSLGAPAGKAAFDALLGGRLDLGQPGTDDWVGGEVSPYGIELGVTYPHADVDTLLPAMRAGQRAWRDAGAEMRAVVCLEILKRISDRTHEFAHAVMHTSGQAFMMAFQAGGPHAQDRGLEAVAYAYVEQVRTPDNAEWTKPQGKRDPLALTKRFTPVPRGIALLIGCNTFPTWNGYPGLFASLATGNAVLVKPHPRAVLPLALTVQVAREVLSEAGFDPNLVALAAERPGEGIAKTLATRPEIRIIDYTGSTAFGDWLEANARQAQVYTEKAGVNTVIVDSTDNYKGMLSNLAFSLSLYSGQMCTTPQNLLIPRDGIRTEEGPRSYDEVVADLARSVGGLLGDDARANGLLGAIVNPDVKARLEAAAGLGEVALASREIANPEFPDAVVRTPVIVKLDGAKPDDQAAFMNECFGPVSFAVAVDSAADAVALLRRTIAGKGAMTVGAYTTSEEVEEAVQEACLEECAQLSLNLTGGVYVNQTAAFSDFHGSGGNPAANAALCDGAFVANRFRVVEVRREA encoded by the coding sequence ATGGCCGCCGAACTCACCGCGCACCAGCTGATCGCCCAGCACCGGCCCACCCTCGACCAGGCGCTGGAAGCGATCCGCACGCGCGCGTACTGGTCGCCCCACCCCGAGCACCCCAAGGCGTACGGGGAGAACGGCAGCCTGGGAGCGCCAGCGGGCAAGGCCGCCTTCGACGCCCTCCTGGGCGGCCGCCTCGACCTCGGGCAGCCCGGCACCGACGACTGGGTGGGCGGCGAGGTCTCTCCGTACGGAATCGAGTTGGGGGTGACCTACCCGCACGCGGACGTCGACACCCTGCTGCCCGCCATGCGCGCGGGGCAGCGCGCGTGGCGCGACGCCGGCGCGGAGATGCGCGCGGTGGTGTGCCTGGAGATCCTCAAGCGGATCAGCGACCGCACGCACGAGTTCGCGCACGCGGTCATGCACACCAGCGGCCAGGCCTTCATGATGGCGTTCCAGGCGGGCGGACCGCACGCGCAGGACCGCGGCCTGGAAGCGGTGGCGTACGCGTACGTGGAGCAGGTCCGCACCCCCGACAACGCGGAGTGGACGAAGCCCCAGGGCAAGCGCGACCCGCTCGCGCTGACCAAGCGGTTCACGCCGGTGCCGCGTGGCATCGCGCTGCTGATCGGCTGCAACACCTTCCCGACGTGGAACGGCTATCCGGGCCTGTTCGCGTCCCTCGCCACCGGCAACGCGGTCCTCGTGAAGCCCCACCCGCGCGCGGTGCTGCCGCTCGCGCTCACCGTCCAGGTGGCCCGCGAGGTGCTCTCCGAGGCCGGCTTCGACCCGAACCTGGTGGCGCTGGCCGCCGAGCGTCCCGGCGAGGGCATCGCCAAGACCCTGGCGACACGCCCGGAGATCCGGATCATCGACTACACGGGATCGACGGCGTTCGGCGACTGGCTGGAGGCCAACGCCCGCCAGGCGCAGGTCTACACGGAGAAGGCCGGCGTCAACACGGTGATCGTGGACTCGACCGACAACTACAAGGGGATGCTGTCGAACCTCGCCTTCTCCTTGTCCCTCTACAGCGGCCAGATGTGCACGACGCCGCAGAACCTCCTCATCCCCCGCGACGGCATCCGTACGGAGGAGGGCCCCCGGTCGTACGACGAGGTGGTCGCCGACCTCGCCAGGTCGGTCGGCGGACTCCTCGGGGACGACGCCCGGGCGAACGGCCTGCTGGGCGCGATCGTGAACCCCGACGTGAAGGCCCGTCTGGAGGCGGCCGCCGGGCTCGGCGAGGTCGCCCTGGCCTCACGGGAGATCGCCAACCCCGAGTTCCCGGACGCGGTCGTGCGCACCCCGGTGATCGTGAAGCTCGACGGCGCCAAGCCGGACGACCAGGCCGCGTTCATGAACGAGTGTTTCGGCCCCGTCTCCTTCGCCGTCGCGGTCGACTCGGCGGCCGACGCCGTGGCACTGCTGCGGCGGACCATCGCCGGCAAGGGCGCGATGACGGTGGGCGCGTACACGACCTCGGAGGAGGTCGAAGAGGCCGTCCAGGAGGCCTGCCTGGAGGAGTGCGCCCAGCTCTCGCTCAACCTGACCGGCGGGGTCTACGTCAACCAGACCGCCGCCTTCTCGGACTTCCACGGCTCGGGCGGCAACCCGGCGGCGAACGCCGCGCTGTGCGACGGGGCGTTCGTGGCCAACCGGTTCCGGGTGGTGGAGGTACGCCGGGAGGCGTAG